In Candidatus Methylomirabilota bacterium, a single genomic region encodes these proteins:
- a CDS encoding alanine racemase, translating to MSAVRELDTPAVTIRLDIMEDNIRRVQAHLAKHGIGNRPHIKTHKIPAIGKLQMQAGAMGITCQKIGEVEVFVDAGVADDVLLTFNILGHAKTERLMALCRRAPGLTVVLDNEVVARELSEAGARHGVDVRFLVECDTGFGRTGVQTPEAAFDLAREAARLPRMHFRGLMTFPNREPTTREFFARALGLFKGAGVPVPVVSGGGTPTLFTAQNIPALTEHRAGTCVFNDVMVVSSGTATWDNCAMRVRATVVSRPTDGRAILDCGTKVLTSDQYGQKGFGHILEYPEAVVGNLSEEHGIVDLSACADRPKVGEIVHVVPNHCCVVSNMVDELYGVRGETVEVVWPVAARGRVR from the coding sequence ATGAGCGCAGTGAGGGAGCTCGACACCCCGGCCGTGACCATTCGCCTCGACATCATGGAAGACAATATCCGGCGGGTGCAGGCCCATCTCGCCAAACACGGCATCGGCAATCGCCCCCACATCAAGACCCACAAGATCCCCGCCATCGGGAAGCTGCAGATGCAGGCGGGCGCCATGGGGATCACGTGCCAGAAGATCGGGGAGGTCGAGGTCTTCGTGGACGCGGGAGTGGCCGACGACGTCCTGCTCACCTTCAATATCCTGGGCCACGCCAAGACGGAGCGGCTCATGGCGCTGTGCCGACGGGCGCCGGGACTGACGGTGGTGCTCGACAACGAAGTGGTGGCGCGGGAGCTCAGCGAGGCGGGGGCGCGCCACGGCGTCGATGTGCGGTTCCTCGTCGAGTGCGATACCGGGTTCGGGCGCACCGGCGTGCAGACGCCCGAGGCCGCCTTCGATCTGGCGCGGGAGGCGGCCCGGCTGCCCAGGATGCACTTCCGCGGTCTCATGACCTTTCCCAATCGCGAGCCCACCACGCGGGAATTCTTCGCGCGCGCCCTGGGGCTCTTCAAAGGCGCGGGGGTGCCCGTGCCGGTGGTCTCGGGCGGGGGAACGCCCACGCTCTTCACCGCGCAGAATATCCCGGCGCTGACCGAGCATCGCGCCGGCACCTGCGTCTTCAACGACGTCATGGTGGTCTCGTCCGGCACCGCGACCTGGGACAACTGCGCCATGCGGGTGCGCGCCACCGTGGTCAGCCGGCCCACCGACGGCCGCGCCATCCTGGATTGCGGGACCAAGGTGCTGACCTCTGACCAGTACGGGCAGAAAGGCTTCGGCCACATCCTGGAATACCCCGAGGCCGTGGTGGGCAATCTCTCCGAGGAGCACGGCATCGTGGACCTCTCGGCCTGCGCGGACCGGCCGAAGGTGGGCGAGATCGTCCACGTGGTGCCCAACCACTGCTGCGTGGTCAGCAACATGGTGGACGAGCTCTACGGCGTCCGCGGCGAGACGGTCGAAGTCGTCTGGCCCGTGGCTGCCCGCGGCCGCGTGCGCTAG
- a CDS encoding thiamine pyrophosphate-binding protein, translating into MPARGADVVVEALVAAGVRQLFSLSGNQILSIYDATVGSGIRIIHTRHEAAAVHMADAWGRLTEEPGVALVTAGPGHLNALSALYGALMSESPVVLLSGASPLSQAGRGAFQEMDQAAAAAPVAKASWMASKAERLGEDIAIALDLARNGRPGPVHVSLPGDLLESEVGGSQERLPDIHRPSMPAADADVRRLLELLEASRHPLILTGSAMSRPARARSVERLCAATGIPALAIESPRGVNDPWLHMAATYLGQADFVLLLGKRLDFAVRFGAPAAFSPSCRFVQADWDAEALDSSGRVTLGMVTDPALLAERLAEAFGSLGSGRTNGRWHAWGELVAAARRLVPDEWHALRRKPGSPIHPLRVGAALQPWLDGGAILVADGGEFGQWIQAGCEAGTRLINGPAGSIGSALPMALGARLAHPERTVIAALGDGTFGFHGFELDTALRCGLPAVAVVGNDARWNAEHQLQRQQYGADRAVGCELLPSRYDQLAAALGGHGEYVERAEELEPAIERAVRSGLPACVNVVIEGLAAPTYHRANPAH; encoded by the coding sequence GTGCCCGCGCGCGGGGCCGATGTGGTCGTCGAGGCGCTCGTGGCCGCCGGCGTGCGTCAGCTCTTCTCGCTCTCCGGCAATCAGATCCTGTCCATCTACGACGCCACCGTCGGCTCGGGGATCCGCATCATCCACACACGCCACGAGGCGGCGGCCGTGCACATGGCCGATGCCTGGGGTCGGCTCACCGAAGAGCCGGGCGTGGCGCTCGTCACCGCCGGGCCCGGACACCTGAATGCCCTGTCCGCGCTCTATGGCGCGCTCATGTCCGAATCCCCCGTGGTGCTCCTGAGCGGGGCCTCGCCGCTCAGCCAGGCGGGCCGCGGGGCCTTTCAGGAGATGGACCAGGCGGCGGCGGCCGCGCCCGTCGCCAAGGCCTCCTGGATGGCGAGCAAGGCAGAGCGGCTCGGAGAAGATATCGCCATTGCCCTCGATCTCGCCCGGAATGGTCGGCCAGGGCCCGTGCACGTCAGCCTGCCCGGGGATCTCCTGGAGTCCGAGGTAGGCGGAAGTCAGGAGCGGCTTCCCGACATACATCGCCCTTCCATGCCGGCTGCGGACGCTGATGTGCGGCGCCTCCTCGAGCTCCTCGAAGCCTCGCGGCATCCGCTCATCCTGACCGGCTCGGCCATGTCACGTCCGGCACGCGCCCGGAGTGTCGAGCGCCTCTGCGCCGCCACGGGGATCCCGGCTCTGGCCATAGAGAGCCCGCGCGGAGTGAATGACCCGTGGCTTCACATGGCCGCGACCTATCTGGGCCAGGCGGATTTCGTCCTGCTCCTAGGCAAGCGGCTCGACTTCGCCGTGCGCTTCGGCGCGCCGGCCGCCTTCTCTCCCTCCTGTCGCTTCGTGCAGGCGGACTGGGACGCCGAGGCGCTCGACAGCAGCGGCCGCGTCACCCTGGGGATGGTGACCGACCCCGCCCTGCTCGCGGAGAGACTGGCCGAGGCCTTTGGGTCCCTGGGGTCAGGACGAACGAACGGGCGCTGGCACGCGTGGGGCGAGCTGGTCGCGGCAGCGCGGCGGCTCGTGCCTGACGAGTGGCATGCGCTCCGTCGCAAGCCCGGCTCGCCCATTCATCCGCTCCGCGTGGGCGCGGCGCTCCAGCCATGGCTCGATGGCGGCGCCATCCTGGTCGCCGACGGCGGCGAGTTCGGCCAGTGGATACAGGCGGGCTGCGAGGCCGGGACCCGGCTCATCAATGGCCCCGCGGGCTCGATCGGCAGCGCCTTGCCCATGGCTCTCGGCGCCCGCCTCGCCCACCCGGAGCGCACGGTGATCGCGGCCCTCGGCGACGGCACCTTCGGCTTTCACGGCTTCGAGCTCGACACGGCCCTCCGCTGCGGTTTGCCCGCGGTCGCCGTCGTGGGCAATGACGCGCGCTGGAATGCCGAGCACCAGCTGCAGCGGCAGCAATATGGCGCGGACCGCGCGGTGGGCTGTGAGCTCCTGCCCTCGCGCTACGACCAGCTGGCCGCCGCCCTGGGCGGGCATGGAGAATACGTCGAGCGTGCGGAGGAGCTGGAGCCGGCGATCGAGCGCGCGGTCCGCTCCGGCCTCCCCGCCTGCGTCAACGTGGTGATCGAGGGGCTCGCCGCGCCGACCTACCATAGAGCAAACCCTGCCCACTGA
- a CDS encoding zf-HC2 domain-containing protein, whose product MDCGDVREVLLDYQQGRLGSEAHGQVRAHLDGCPGCAHEDRLEHELTLALERKLPQYSAPLALKRRLAAHWPGEVSSPATRRPGLKRWMPVVAAAVVLLALAPLAWERVLAPPEAGRTAMVTEAVNDHIRLLQSQRPLEIESSGIHQVIPWFSGRLDFAPGARFPGDADFPLRGGAVGYFLDRQAATLVYGRRLHTVSVFVVKAEGLPWPRRGLERLGRLEVYRTSARGFNVLLWRDGELGYALVSDVGPNDLTLLAGKLAGGS is encoded by the coding sequence ATGGACTGCGGCGATGTCCGCGAAGTGCTCCTCGACTATCAGCAGGGGCGGCTTGGCTCAGAGGCCCATGGCCAGGTGCGGGCCCACCTCGACGGCTGTCCAGGCTGCGCCCACGAGGATCGCCTGGAGCATGAACTGACCCTCGCCCTCGAGCGCAAGCTGCCGCAGTATTCGGCGCCCCTCGCGTTGAAGCGCCGGCTCGCCGCTCATTGGCCCGGCGAGGTCTCATCCCCCGCGACGCGGCGGCCGGGGCTGAAGAGATGGATGCCCGTGGTGGCCGCCGCCGTGGTCCTGTTGGCCCTGGCGCCGCTGGCCTGGGAGCGCGTGCTCGCGCCGCCAGAGGCCGGACGGACCGCGATGGTCACCGAGGCCGTCAACGATCATATCCGCCTGCTCCAGAGCCAGCGGCCGCTCGAGATCGAGAGCAGCGGCATCCATCAGGTCATCCCCTGGTTCTCCGGCCGGCTCGACTTCGCTCCCGGCGCGCGCTTTCCCGGCGATGCGGACTTTCCCTTGCGGGGCGGGGCCGTGGGCTATTTCCTCGATCGCCAGGCCGCGACGCTCGTCTATGGCCGGCGGCTCCACACCGTGTCCGTCTTCGTCGTCAAGGCCGAGGGCCTGCCCTGGCCGCGTCGCGGTCTCGAGCGCCTCGGCCGGCTGGAGGTCTACCGCACCTCGGCACGAGGCTTCAACGTCCTGCTGTGGCGGGACGGCGAGCTCGGCTACGCTCTCGTCTCCGACGTCGGCCCCAACGACCTGACCCTCCTCGCGGGAAAACTCGCTGGGGGCTCCTGA
- a CDS encoding sigma-70 family RNA polymerase sigma factor: protein RSDGEQPGAMGREALAYADGLYNLARYLTRNESDAEDLVQETYTRALNAAAQFTPGTNLKAWLFRILRNTFVSHYRRERHNPVTGGLDTVSPSLPPAADIGRQRESIELDRLRKAAAEDIERALMGLSEDGRTVILLDLEGLTEAETAQVLGCAVGTVKSRLSRARAALRQALRDWET from the coding sequence CCGAAGCGATGGAGAGCAGCCGGGGGCCATGGGCCGGGAGGCCCTCGCCTATGCGGATGGCCTTTACAATCTGGCGCGCTATCTCACGAGGAACGAGAGTGATGCCGAGGATCTCGTCCAGGAAACTTATACGCGGGCGCTCAATGCCGCCGCGCAGTTCACGCCCGGGACCAATCTCAAGGCCTGGCTCTTCCGCATCCTGCGCAACACGTTCGTGAGCCACTATCGACGCGAGCGTCACAATCCTGTCACGGGCGGGCTCGACACGGTCAGCCCGTCACTGCCCCCCGCGGCGGACATCGGGCGCCAGAGGGAGAGCATCGAGCTCGATCGCCTGCGGAAAGCAGCCGCCGAGGACATCGAGCGCGCGCTCATGGGGCTCTCGGAGGACGGGCGCACGGTGATCCTGCTCGACCTGGAAGGGCTGACGGAAGCGGAGACCGCGCAGGTGCTGGGCTGCGCGGTGGGCACGGTCAAGTCACGGCTGTCGCGCGCGCGCGCCGCCCTCCGCCAGGCCCTGCGGGACTGGGAGACCTGA